The Actinomycetota bacterium genome includes the window GCTCGGGAGGGGTCGGAAAGGAGGAGGCGATGATAAGCGACGAGGCTTACCGCGACCTGCAGGCCGCGGTGGGGGATGAGAACGCTTCGCGAGAGCCGGCGGTGCTCGACTCCTACGCCTGGCAGCCCTTCCTCAACGAGGACCCCGCCCTGTGGACGGCGCGCCCCGAGGCGGTGGTGCTGCCCGCCTCCACGGAGGAGGTACAGGCGGTGGTCAGGGCCTGCAACCGCCACGGGCTCAAGTTCAAGGCCCTGTGTACGGGATGGGGCGTGCACGCCGGCCCCACCTCCGAGGGCGTGGTACAGGTGGACCTGCGACGCATGGATAGCATCCTGGAGATAGACGAGAAGAACATGTACGCGGTGGTGGAGCCCTACGTGAGCGGGGCCCAGCTCCAGGCGGAGGCCATGAAGCGCGGGCTCAACACCCACCTCATCGGGGCCGGGCCGGTATGCTCCCCCCTGGCCAGCGCCACCTCCATGCACGGGGTGGGGCACGACGGCATCTACATGAGCTACAGTCCCCGCAACGTGCTGGGGGTGGAGTGGGTGCTTCCCGACGGAGAGCTGCTGCGGTTGGGCGCGCCGGACTCCGGACTGGGATGGTTCACGGGCGACGGCCCCGGGCCGTCCCTGCGGGGGATCATGCGCGGCGCCTCGGGGGCTTTCGGAGGACTGGGTATATTTACTAAGTGCGCGCTGAAGCTCTTCAACTGGCCGGGGCCGCCGGTCCTCGATGCGGAGGGGACGGTCTTCGACTCCGTGGTTGAACGGCCGGAGAACATGCGCTTCTACGGCTGCGTCTTCCACCGGGCGGCGGATTTTGCCGACGCGGTCTATGAGCTGGGGGAGGCGGAGATCGGGTACCTCTGCCTGCGCATCACCTTGGGGTCCTTTCCCATGGCCATGGCCCCCAAGCTCTACCGCAAGCTGATGCGCGCCCCCAACCTCAGGAGCATCATCTACGACGCGCTCAGGTACCCCCTCACGGTGCTGCTGGCGGGGGATTCCGAAGATGAACTCCTCTACCAGGAGGCGGTGCTCATGAAGATAGTGAAGGGCCATGACGGCATCGTCCTGGACATGCAGCTCTCTCCTGTGGCGCCCATGCTGCCCCTGAACCTCATCCGCGCCAGCCTCATCCCCGCCGCCTTCCGCCTGGGAGGGACCTTCTGCACCAACCTGGACGAGAACGACGCCCTGGACTCCCAGATGGACTGGGCGGACGCCGTCGCGGAGGTGAAGAGGCCCTGGATCGAGAGCGGGGCCATACTGGACGACGGAGGCGAGAACCCCTACTTCGTGCCCTACGAGAACAACACCTGGGCCCACTGCGAGGTGGTGCACATGTACAGCGTGCACGAGGAGAAGAGCCTGCGCGCCCTCAAGCCCATCTCCTTTCTGTCCACACTGGAGGCCATCGAGCGCTGCATGACCCCCCTCTCGGTGCTCAACCCCGAGGTGAGAAAGGCCCTCAGTCCCCTGGCGGGCCACTTCAACCGCTGGCAGAAGAGCATCTCCGCCGCCTTCGACCCCGGGCAGGCCGCGGACGCCGGCCTCTTCACCGCGGAGCGGGACTTCGACACCAGCGGCGTCAGCCCGGAGAAGGTGCGGCGCTTCGAGGAACTCCGCGAGCGCCTGCGCTGGACCGAGGACGGCCCGCCGGCCTGAAGCGGCGCGCACGCGGCAAGGCAGGGGCCCGGTGATGCCGCCACACGCTCCCGGTCGACCCATCATAACGCGCCGCCGCGTACCTTCCGCTTGCGGGGCGGCACCGCCCCGGCTTCCGGCCGCGGGGCACGAAGTGGAGAGGCCGCCCGCCGCCGCGCCGCCCGCTCGCAGCATCGTCGATGTTACTCGATCCGGAAAATCCTTCCAACCCCCACGGGAGAGGGGCGGAAAGGCTAATGATATACAGTTAAGTGCCGAAAAAACAATTAGGCTAGTGGCACTGGAGCGACGGCTGTCGGCGCTGATGGTGGAGGAGGGATGATGCGTATCCGGGAATGCAGGGCCTGTGGCTTCCCGTACTGGCTGGCCAAGATAATGCGCTGGCATGAGAACGGCACCATATCCTGGTCCCTGGCGCCAGAAGGCAGGCTGGTGCTGATCAAGAGCGACCTGCTCAACAGCGTGTTCTCCCGCCTGGAATCGGAGATGGGCCTGCCCATCGGCCACATCGTCTTCGAGGCCCAGAGAAACGGCGTGGCGGCGGGGATCAGCTCGCTGTTCAATCGCTTCCCCGCCTCCCTGGGGAAACTGGGACCCAACAGGCGTCTGGTGATCAAGTTCTTCTGCCGCCTCTCCATATGGCTCGGGACCGCGTACGTGGAATACATCATGTACCGGCCGGGCAAGGAGGGGGAGGCTCTGCTGCGCAACCCCTATAACCGCGACCTCATGGCCGCCCTCGTACTCGGCGCTTTCGAGGGCCTGGAGGGCAAACCCTTCGACCACTACTGGAAGAGCAGGGGGGGCGAAGACGTCATCCACGTCGTAGCCGCTTCCGGGAAGCCCGAGTTCTCAGAGCGCCTCACCGTCGCCTCCACACAGCCTCTGGAGGGCGGCAATGCGCTGGCGCGTTGCCCTCGCTGCGGCGTCCCCAAAGACCTCGCCCCCCTGGAATGGCACGAGGGCGAGGGCGTGATCATTGATACCC containing:
- a CDS encoding FAD-binding oxidoreductase, with the protein product MISDEAYRDLQAAVGDENASREPAVLDSYAWQPFLNEDPALWTARPEAVVLPASTEEVQAVVRACNRHGLKFKALCTGWGVHAGPTSEGVVQVDLRRMDSILEIDEKNMYAVVEPYVSGAQLQAEAMKRGLNTHLIGAGPVCSPLASATSMHGVGHDGIYMSYSPRNVLGVEWVLPDGELLRLGAPDSGLGWFTGDGPGPSLRGIMRGASGAFGGLGIFTKCALKLFNWPGPPVLDAEGTVFDSVVERPENMRFYGCVFHRAADFADAVYELGEAEIGYLCLRITLGSFPMAMAPKLYRKLMRAPNLRSIIYDALRYPLTVLLAGDSEDELLYQEAVLMKIVKGHDGIVLDMQLSPVAPMLPLNLIRASLIPAAFRLGGTFCTNLDENDALDSQMDWADAVAEVKRPWIESGAILDDGGENPYFVPYENNTWAHCEVVHMYSVHEEKSLRALKPISFLSTLEAIERCMTPLSVLNPEVRKALSPLAGHFNRWQKSISAAFDPGQAADAGLFTAERDFDTSGVSPEKVRRFEELRERLRWTEDGPPA